A genomic region of bacterium contains the following coding sequences:
- a CDS encoding DUF998 domain-containing protein has protein sequence MITLIRYEGYNPISQVPSELTAIGAPTRPLWMVLGPVYDLFVVAFGVGVWMSAGGKRALRVVGGLFVAFGALGGIAWPFAAMHQREVLAAGGGTWSDTLHVVLGLMTVLFMLVAIGFGATAFGKAFRLYSIVTILILFVFGALTGLESPRLQANLPTPWIGLWERINIMGFLLW, from the coding sequence ATGATCACGTTGATCCGATACGAGGGCTACAATCCCATTTCCCAAGTGCCGAGCGAACTCACTGCGATCGGCGCTCCAACGAGGCCGCTCTGGATGGTGCTCGGCCCTGTGTACGATCTGTTTGTAGTCGCATTTGGCGTGGGCGTCTGGATGTCGGCAGGTGGGAAGCGTGCACTGCGTGTTGTCGGTGGTCTGTTCGTTGCATTCGGGGCTCTCGGTGGCATCGCATGGCCATTTGCCGCGATGCATCAACGTGAGGTGCTGGCGGCGGGCGGGGGAACTTGGTCCGATACCCTGCACGTCGTTCTCGGGCTCATGACGGTGCTCTTCATGCTGGTGGCCATCGGGTTCGGGGCCACGGCATTCGGAAAGGCGTTCCGCCTCTACTCGATCGTCACGATCCTGATCCTGTTCGTGTTTGGCGCGTTGACGGGGTTGGAGAGTCCCCGGCTCCAGGCAAATCTGCCGACGCCGTGGATCGGGCTGTGGGAGCGCATCAACATCATGGGGTTCTTGCTGTGGG
- a CDS encoding cupin domain-containing protein, producing the protein MTQLTVNLKVNPSDATIRLGPLTVRFLVTGENSNSSVAAFELIVPGAQRLAAPAHSHDRYEETIYGIEGVLTWTVDGNPIDVGPGQALCIPRGAVHRFDNNGSQDVRALCVITPAVLGPQYFRESAEVINAAAGGPPDRAKMAEIMRRHGLTPAAPRPEHP; encoded by the coding sequence ATGACACAGCTGACTGTCAACCTCAAGGTTAATCCTTCCGACGCGACCATCCGTCTCGGGCCGCTGACTGTCCGCTTCTTGGTCACTGGAGAGAACTCAAATAGCAGCGTCGCGGCATTTGAGCTCATCGTCCCGGGTGCGCAGCGCCTGGCGGCTCCAGCGCACAGCCATGACCGTTACGAAGAGACCATCTACGGCATCGAGGGAGTATTGACCTGGACGGTCGACGGGAACCCCATCGACGTCGGGCCGGGGCAGGCACTGTGCATTCCGCGCGGCGCCGTTCACCGGTTCGATAACAACGGTAGCCAGGACGTGAGGGCGCTCTGCGTGATCACGCCAGCCGTCCTCGGTCCGCAGTATTTCCGCGAGTCTGCCGAGGTGATTAACGCGGCGGCCGGTGGTCCGCCGGACCGGGCAAAGATGGCAGAAATCATGCGCCGCCACGGCCTCACGCCGGCTGCGCCTCGACCTGAACACCCCTAA
- a CDS encoding cupin domain-containing protein, with the protein MNAVVVAPGEGRFIKVGSTGAGVTVKASGAETGGLCTVWEGRVEPGTVGAGPHYHRGRDEFFYVLKGEVVLRIGDESHTAGAGTFAFVPRETIHGFRNASSDSAILLVMHHPAGFERYLEEMQQLAAGHGGREERAALAARFDMIPVPASPET; encoded by the coding sequence ATGAACGCTGTGGTGGTGGCTCCCGGCGAGGGACGGTTTATTAAGGTCGGATCCACTGGCGCGGGCGTGACGGTCAAAGCGTCGGGCGCAGAGACCGGCGGCCTGTGCACCGTCTGGGAAGGACGAGTCGAGCCGGGGACGGTGGGCGCGGGGCCGCACTACCACCGCGGGCGCGATGAGTTCTTCTACGTCCTCAAGGGTGAGGTGGTGCTGCGCATCGGCGACGAGAGCCACACCGCCGGAGCAGGCACATTCGCCTTTGTCCCGCGCGAAACGATTCACGGCTTTCGCAACGCGAGCAGTGACAGTGCGATCCTCCTGGTCATGCATCATCCCGCCGGCTTCGAACGCTATCTCGAAGAAATGCAGCAACTGGCTGCCGGGCACGGAGGCAGAGAGGAACGGGCTGCACTTGCTGCTCGCTTCGACATGATCCCGGTGCCGGCGTCTCCGGAGACCTAG
- a CDS encoding MarR family transcriptional regulator yields the protein MGRKAIRDRMSSRTSSLVETRDMLIGALLRVPAQAIQRRIIKGLNAAGFEDLHVPHMAVLQYPGPDGMRPGVLAERAGMSKQAVNQLLRSLERLGYIVRSDAPDEGRARIIRLTKRGHAAYSRIYDILRNIEHEWSAELGTERFAQLKELLFRVWESPLTR from the coding sequence ATGGGCCGTAAGGCGATCCGTGACCGTATGTCGAGCCGAACAAGCTCACTGGTCGAAACGAGAGATATGCTCATCGGCGCATTGTTGCGTGTGCCGGCTCAGGCGATCCAGCGCCGCATCATCAAGGGGTTGAACGCGGCCGGTTTTGAGGATCTACACGTGCCGCATATGGCGGTGCTGCAATACCCTGGGCCGGATGGGATGCGCCCAGGCGTTCTCGCCGAGCGCGCAGGCATGAGTAAGCAAGCCGTGAACCAACTCCTCCGGAGCCTCGAACGTCTCGGCTATATCGTCCGGTCCGACGCACCGGACGAGGGCCGCGCGCGAATTATCCGCTTGACCAAACGCGGCCACGCCGCATACTCAAGAATCTACGACATTCTCCGCAACATCGAGCACGAATGGAGCGCTGAACTTGGGACAGAGCGTTTCGCTCAGCTCAAAGAGCTGCTATTTCGTGTCTGGGAGAGCCCGTTGACCCGCTAG
- a CDS encoding medium chain dehydrogenase/reductase family protein produces MSFTAEQLKRTIKDEKASATYRHVTVTKLGGPEVLQIVEDELPQPGAGAVRVKILATGVSLADLFMREGVHPETPRPPYTPGWDLVGIVDQLGPGATGPKPGEMVAALPIVGANAEYICLPQDELTVVPSGVDLGEALCLVFNYVTAYQMMHRTARVRPGQRVLIHAAAGGIGTALLQLGRLAGLEMYGTASQRAHETVRSLGGVPIDYRAVDFVEEVRRLTGDGVDVVFDGIGGACAWRSRKALRRGGTVIAYGLTSSLQGGKLPGGWRRRLRGLERLRGLGIIGLVIAAAFSLPGRKRVLPYSIQWLKRIKPVWFRDDLTTLLRLLSEGKIKPIVAARIPLRETRRAHELLGAGGVTGKIVLLPPAS; encoded by the coding sequence GTGTCATTCACTGCAGAGCAATTGAAGCGAACCATCAAAGACGAGAAGGCATCCGCGACCTACCGGCATGTGACCGTAACCAAGCTGGGCGGGCCCGAAGTCCTTCAAATCGTGGAGGACGAACTCCCGCAGCCCGGAGCGGGGGCCGTGCGCGTGAAAATTTTGGCCACCGGAGTTTCATTGGCGGACCTGTTCATGCGCGAGGGCGTTCATCCTGAAACACCGCGCCCTCCGTATACGCCCGGCTGGGATCTTGTGGGAATAGTGGATCAATTGGGGCCAGGCGCGACCGGACCGAAGCCGGGCGAGATGGTGGCGGCCCTGCCGATTGTCGGCGCAAACGCTGAGTACATCTGCTTGCCGCAGGACGAACTGACCGTGGTGCCGAGCGGGGTGGACCTCGGCGAAGCGCTGTGCCTTGTCTTTAACTATGTCACGGCGTACCAGATGATGCATCGCACCGCCCGCGTCAGACCGGGCCAGCGGGTGCTGATCCACGCCGCCGCCGGCGGCATCGGAACGGCCTTGCTGCAATTGGGCCGGTTGGCCGGTTTGGAGATGTACGGAACAGCCTCACAGCGGGCCCACGAAACGGTTCGCAGCCTGGGGGGCGTCCCGATTGATTACCGGGCTGTGGACTTCGTAGAAGAGGTCCGCCGCCTCACAGGAGACGGCGTGGACGTGGTGTTCGACGGCATCGGCGGCGCCTGTGCCTGGCGGTCGCGGAAGGCCCTCCGCCGCGGCGGCACGGTAATTGCCTACGGTCTCACCTCGTCGTTGCAGGGCGGGAAATTGCCCGGTGGCTGGCGACGCCGCCTTAGGGGCCTGGAACGCCTTAGGGGCCTTGGGATTATCGGGCTCGTTATCGCCGCCGCCTTCTCCCTACCGGGCCGAAAGAGAGTGCTGCCCTACAGCATCCAGTGGCTCAAGAGGATAAAGCCAGTTTGGTTTCGGGACGACCTCACCACTTTGCTGAGACTGCTCAGCGAAGGAAAGATCAAACCGATCGTCGCGGCGCGGATCCCCTTGCGAGAAACCAGGCGGGCTCATGAACTGCTGGGGGCGGGAGGCGTCACGGGCAAGATCGTTCTTCTCCCGCCTGCTAGCTAG
- a CDS encoding ester cyclase — MRWIEEAVNKGNLAVADEVIAADCIEHVPGPGLAPGREGAKQRVAGFRAAFPDLHVTVEDIIAVGDRVITRWAARGTHRGPLMGIPPTNKPAAWVSIHINRVEGGQIKDDWHASDLLGVMRQVGMFPPPGPAR, encoded by the coding sequence ATGCGTTGGATCGAGGAAGCGGTGAACAAGGGCAACCTGGCCGTGGCGGATGAGGTCATTGCTGCGGATTGCATCGAGCATGTGCCGGGACCGGGACTGGCGCCCGGCCGAGAGGGCGCAAAGCAGCGAGTCGCCGGATTCCGCGCCGCGTTTCCGGATCTCCATGTCACGGTCGAGGATATCATCGCCGTGGGGGACCGGGTCATCACCCGCTGGGCGGCGCGCGGCACGCACCGCGGACCGCTGATGGGTATCCCCCCGACGAACAAACCCGCGGCATGGGTCTCGATTCACATCAACCGCGTCGAAGGCGGGCAGATCAAGGACGACTGGCATGCGTCCGATCTGCTTGGCGTGATGCGACAGGTGGGAATGTTTCCGCCGCCCGGCCCGGCAAGATGA
- the nirK gene encoding copper-containing nitrite reductase, with protein sequence MGRRAFFRAFGGVAAGSAIASPFAERAAAQMNAQGPPPPKLPTVKRVAANPTAIPGPIRRSHAVHHNLTLTAREVLAEIEPGLKFMYMTFDGQVPGPLLRIRVGDTVQLTFRNPRENLMPHTVDFHAVYGPGGGMEALLANPGQEKGLYFKAMYPGSFVYHCAVSDLDYHIASGMYGMIVVEPEDGLPPVTREFYLGQNEMYVAAAAGAEGFRAFDFDAMLRENPTYVLLNGQTKAVTPDGFGALKARVGETARVFFVNGGPNLTSSFHPIGNVWTRVWTNGSFRTAADAYMQTVTVAPGSTLVGDLALPVPGAVKLVDHAITRVVRKGMMGVLDVAGPAQPSIFKPMLPGI encoded by the coding sequence ATGGGTCGTCGGGCGTTCTTTCGGGCGTTCGGGGGAGTTGCCGCCGGCTCCGCGATTGCGTCGCCATTCGCCGAACGGGCCGCGGCGCAGATGAACGCGCAGGGACCTCCGCCGCCGAAGCTGCCGACGGTGAAACGCGTTGCCGCCAATCCCACCGCCATTCCCGGGCCAATCCGCCGCTCGCACGCCGTCCACCACAATCTTACGTTGACCGCCCGGGAGGTTCTCGCGGAGATCGAGCCCGGCCTCAAGTTCATGTACATGACCTTCGACGGGCAGGTGCCGGGACCGCTGCTCCGCATCCGTGTGGGCGACACCGTCCAACTCACGTTCAGAAATCCGCGCGAGAACCTCATGCCGCATACGGTCGACTTCCATGCCGTCTACGGCCCAGGCGGCGGCATGGAAGCGCTGCTGGCCAACCCTGGACAAGAGAAGGGTCTCTATTTCAAAGCTATGTACCCTGGGAGCTTTGTCTATCACTGCGCGGTGTCGGACCTCGATTACCATATCGCCAGCGGGATGTACGGAATGATCGTTGTGGAACCGGAAGACGGACTGCCTCCGGTCACCCGGGAGTTTTACCTCGGTCAAAACGAGATGTACGTGGCCGCGGCGGCGGGCGCTGAGGGCTTCCGTGCTTTCGACTTCGATGCCATGCTGCGGGAGAACCCGACGTACGTGCTCCTGAATGGCCAGACCAAAGCCGTAACGCCGGACGGTTTCGGCGCCCTGAAGGCCAGAGTCGGGGAAACCGCGCGGGTGTTCTTCGTCAACGGCGGGCCCAACCTGACGAGCAGCTTCCATCCGATCGGAAACGTGTGGACGAGGGTGTGGACCAATGGATCGTTCAGGACCGCGGCCGACGCGTACATGCAAACGGTCACCGTGGCCCCCGGAAGCACGCTGGTGGGGGATCTTGCCCTGCCGGTGCCGGGCGCCGTCAAACTGGTCGATCACGCGATCACGCGGGTGGTCCGCAAGGGCATGATGGGTGTCCTCGATGTCGCGGGGCCGGCGCAACCGTCGATCTTCAAGCCCATGCTTCCCGGCATTTAA